The following proteins come from a genomic window of Mariniflexile sp. TRM1-10:
- the hpf gene encoding ribosome hibernation-promoting factor, HPF/YfiA family encodes MKVNMQSVNFNADKKLINFIQKRMDKLDTFYDKVIQSDVFLKVENTSDKENKIFEARVSVPGDSFVVKKQCKSFEEGADMAASSLERQLKKRKEKLRAHL; translated from the coding sequence ATGAAAGTAAACATGCAATCAGTTAATTTTAATGCAGATAAAAAATTAATAAATTTCATTCAAAAGCGAATGGATAAATTAGATACTTTTTATGATAAAGTCATTCAATCGGATGTTTTTTTAAAAGTAGAAAACACAAGTGATAAGGAAAATAAAATATTTGAAGCAAGGGTTAGTGTGCCAGGAGATAGTTTTGTTGTAAAAAAACAATGCAAAAGCTTTGAAGAAGGTGCAGATATGGCAGCATCATCACTAGAAAGACAATTAAAAAAGAGAAAAGAAAAATTAAGAGCACATTTATGA
- the rpsU gene encoding 30S ribosomal protein S21, whose amino-acid sequence MLIIPIKEGENIDRALKRFKRKFDKTGTKRQLQARKQFTKPSVERRAQIQKAQYIQGLRDAEDI is encoded by the coding sequence ATGTTAATAATACCAATTAAAGAAGGAGAAAATATAGATAGAGCGCTAAAGCGTTTTAAAAGAAAGTTTGATAAAACTGGAACTAAACGTCAGTTGCAAGCACGTAAACAATTTACAAAGCCATCTGTAGAACGTAGAGCGCAAATACAAAAAGCACAATACATTCAAGGTTTAAGAGATGCAGAAGATATATAA
- a CDS encoding alanine/glycine:cation symporter family protein encodes MKKYLLSTFTLLLPFLTIAQEVTEKGLDEKVNDAFMPFANWWEGFILTKVPIGEYQIPFVVLLLVLGASFFTIYFKFPSITKFWTAISTVRGKYVDIEKHGVAKLYNSDEALAVEDIPNTIRDESAHGEVSHFQALATAVSGTVGLGNIAGVAVAIGMGGPGATFWMIVCGLLGMSTKFVECTLGVKYRDVGKDGTIYGGPMYYLSKGMKEIGLGRFGKILGILFALLCVGASFGGGNAFQSNQAAVQISTLFNLEGGSNGVIIGILLAFLVGIVIIGGIKRIAKITEKIVPFMAGLYILAALVIIFANISDIGLAFSLIIDGAFSPMAGLGGLMGVLIVGFQRAAFSNEAGAGSAAIAHSAVRTKYPASEGVVALLEPFIDTVVICTMTALVIIFFNINGAEPQAIFDYTAQHGSSVILKSTGLPISGVDLTSLAFDSVIPHFSYVLTIAIVLFAFSTMISWSYYGLQSWKYLFGKGKKADMAYKILFLFFVVVGAAATLDAVIKFSDAMILALVFPNMIGLLFLFPKVKQEMKRYLDAISIKKEAIQEGAEDITKHM; translated from the coding sequence ATGAAGAAATATCTTCTTTCAACTTTCACTTTATTATTACCATTTTTAACAATCGCACAAGAAGTAACAGAAAAAGGGCTCGATGAAAAAGTAAATGATGCCTTCATGCCTTTTGCAAATTGGTGGGAAGGTTTTATTTTGACTAAAGTTCCCATTGGAGAATATCAAATTCCTTTTGTTGTGCTTCTTTTGGTTCTAGGAGCCTCATTTTTTACCATCTACTTCAAGTTTCCTAGTATTACCAAATTCTGGACGGCCATAAGTACCGTAAGGGGTAAGTATGTTGATATTGAAAAACATGGTGTTGCTAAACTTTATAATAGTGATGAAGCATTGGCGGTCGAAGACATTCCGAATACCATAAGAGATGAAAGTGCTCATGGAGAAGTGTCGCACTTTCAGGCATTGGCAACGGCTGTTTCCGGAACTGTTGGCCTTGGAAATATCGCAGGAGTTGCAGTGGCAATAGGAATGGGTGGACCAGGAGCTACTTTTTGGATGATTGTGTGTGGGTTGTTAGGAATGTCGACCAAATTTGTGGAATGTACCCTCGGGGTAAAATATAGAGATGTAGGTAAAGATGGCACTATTTATGGGGGGCCTATGTATTATTTATCTAAAGGGATGAAGGAAATCGGTCTTGGGAGATTTGGAAAAATATTAGGGATTCTATTTGCTCTTCTTTGTGTAGGGGCGTCGTTTGGTGGTGGTAATGCATTTCAATCAAATCAAGCAGCTGTACAAATAAGTACCTTGTTCAATTTAGAAGGCGGATCCAATGGTGTTATTATAGGCATTCTATTGGCTTTTTTAGTTGGTATTGTTATTATAGGTGGTATAAAACGTATTGCTAAAATCACCGAGAAAATCGTGCCTTTTATGGCAGGCCTTTATATTTTGGCAGCATTGGTTATTATATTTGCTAATATCAGTGATATTGGGTTGGCATTTTCATTAATTATTGACGGGGCATTTTCACCTATGGCAGGTCTTGGTGGACTTATGGGTGTATTGATTGTAGGGTTTCAAAGAGCGGCTTTTTCTAACGAAGCAGGAGCAGGTTCTGCAGCTATAGCCCACTCTGCGGTACGTACAAAATATCCAGCATCCGAAGGTGTTGTGGCACTTTTAGAGCCATTTATTGATACCGTTGTCATTTGTACTATGACTGCTTTGGTTATTATTTTCTTTAACATTAATGGCGCAGAACCACAAGCCATATTTGATTATACGGCGCAACATGGAAGTAGTGTGATTTTAAAATCAACCGGATTGCCAATTAGCGGTGTCGATTTAACGTCTTTGGCATTTGATTCGGTCATTCCCCATTTCTCATATGTATTAACCATAGCTATTGTATTGTTTGCCTTTTCAACCATGATTTCTTGGTCTTACTATGGTTTGCAATCATGGAAATATTTATTTGGAAAAGGTAAAAAAGCCGATATGGCTTATAAAATATTATTCTTGTTTTTTGTAGTAGTTGGTGCGGCTGCAACTTTGGATGCCGTTATTAAATTCTCTGATGCCATGATTTTGGCATTGGTATTCCCTAACATGATAGGTTTGTTGTTCTTATTTCCTAAAGTAAAACAAGAAATGAAACGCTACTTGGACGCTATTTCAATTAAAAAAGAAGCTATTCAAGAAGGTGCAGAGGACATTACCAAGCACATGTAA
- a CDS encoding ComEA family DNA-binding protein, protein MKSHFTFSKNQRNGIFILILLIIILQCIGFYMDFSSEKIDVNKTELLKFQNEIDALRLAKIEERKPKIYAFNPNYITDYKGATLGMTNEEIDRLLAFRKQNNWINSVKQFQEVTKISDSLLEAISPYFKFPDWVTNPLPKPEYKEAYSNNKPKTFQQKQDLNKVTAQELQNINGIGEVLSERIIKFRNKFPGGFIDNVQLQDVYGLTPETIQRINEEFAVKTPRLIKKIVLNKATVDELVTIQHIDYNLAFDIVEERQLREGYKSFEELKKVKDFPINKIDIIKLYLLLD, encoded by the coding sequence ATGAAATCCCATTTCACGTTTTCTAAAAATCAGCGAAATGGGATTTTTATTTTAATTCTGCTCATCATTATTCTGCAATGCATTGGTTTTTATATGGATTTTTCTTCTGAAAAAATTGATGTCAACAAAACCGAACTTTTAAAATTTCAAAATGAAATAGACGCGCTTCGTTTGGCAAAAATAGAAGAAAGAAAACCAAAGATATATGCTTTCAATCCCAATTATATAACGGATTACAAAGGAGCAACTTTAGGAATGACGAATGAAGAAATTGATAGATTGCTTGCTTTTAGAAAACAGAATAATTGGATTAATTCCGTGAAGCAATTCCAAGAAGTCACCAAAATATCAGACTCTCTTTTAGAAGCAATTTCACCCTATTTTAAATTTCCGGATTGGGTAACGAATCCACTTCCTAAACCAGAATATAAAGAAGCATATAGTAATAATAAACCAAAAACATTTCAACAAAAGCAGGACTTAAACAAAGTAACAGCACAAGAGTTGCAAAATATAAACGGTATTGGCGAAGTGCTTTCCGAGAGGATAATAAAGTTTAGGAATAAATTTCCAGGCGGGTTTATTGATAATGTACAATTACAAGATGTGTATGGGTTAACACCAGAAACCATTCAGCGAATCAATGAAGAGTTTGCTGTAAAAACACCACGACTTATAAAGAAAATAGTGCTGAATAAAGCAACTGTAGACGAGTTGGTTACCATTCAACATATCGATTATAATTTGGCATTTGATATTGTTGAAGAACGCCAGTTGCGGGAAGGTTATAAATCGTTCGAAGAATTAAAAAAAGTAAAAGACTTTCCTATAAATAAAATCGATATAATTAAATTATATTTGTTGCTTGATTGA
- a CDS encoding tyrosine-type recombinase/integrase: MPFKSFTDYLLLEKNYSALTVKAYQNDLDTFLEFIKLEYQTDSVNQVNYVQIRTWIVSLVESGLSNRSINRKVSALNTYYKFLLKTSTIQVNPLIKHKALKTRKKIQIPFSEAEVSTVLDDFNFENDFEGIRDKLIIELFYSTGIRRIELVELKLLSFNLDNKTLKVLGKRNKERMIPLLESVIITLNLYLKERSQLSSIIDSDHLFLTQKGVKIYETLVYRIINDYFSNASSKVKKSPHILRHSFATHLLNQGADLNAVKELLGHSSLAATQVYTHNSIAELKKVHVNSHPRSKK, encoded by the coding sequence ATGCCTTTCAAATCGTTTACAGATTATCTACTGTTGGAAAAAAACTATTCAGCACTCACAGTAAAGGCGTATCAAAACGATTTAGACACTTTTTTGGAATTCATTAAACTAGAATACCAAACCGACTCTGTTAATCAAGTTAATTATGTTCAAATCCGCACATGGATTGTTTCATTGGTGGAAAGTGGTTTGTCCAACCGAAGCATCAACAGAAAAGTTTCAGCATTAAATACCTATTATAAATTTCTTCTAAAAACAAGTACCATTCAGGTAAACCCATTAATAAAACATAAAGCCTTAAAAACACGTAAAAAAATTCAAATTCCATTTTCGGAAGCTGAAGTGTCAACCGTTTTGGATGATTTTAATTTTGAAAATGATTTTGAAGGGATTCGTGATAAGTTAATCATCGAATTATTTTATTCAACAGGCATAAGAAGAATTGAGTTGGTAGAGCTGAAACTGTTGAGTTTTAATTTAGATAACAAAACGTTAAAAGTGCTAGGAAAAAGAAATAAGGAGCGTATGATTCCGTTATTAGAATCAGTGATAATCACCTTAAATTTATATTTGAAAGAACGAAGTCAGTTGTCGAGTATTATAGATAGTGATCATTTATTTTTAACCCAAAAAGGAGTTAAAATATATGAAACACTTGTCTACAGAATAATAAATGATTATTTTAGTAATGCATCTAGTAAAGTAAAAAAGAGTCCGCATATATTAAGACATTCTTTTGCAACTCATTTGCTTAACCAAGGTGCAGATTTAAATGCTGTTAAAGAACTTCTTGGGCATTCAAGTTTGGCAGCGACTCAGGTTTATACCCATAACAGTATAGCAGAGTTAAAAAAGGTGCATGTGAATTCACATCCAAGAAGTAAAAAGTAA
- a CDS encoding acyl-CoA dehydrogenase family protein, protein MNSMYFTEEHHLFRKSLQDFLQKEVVPLIETWEQTGVIDKFIWKKFGDMGFFGINYPEAYGGLNLDLFYTVILLEELQKINSGGFAAAVWAHAYLAMTHLNTEGSEAIKQKYLTPSIAGDKIGCLCITEPFGGSDVAGMRTTAVKSGDHYILNGSKTFITNGVYSDYLIVAAKTNPDLGNKGISIFVIDRESAGLSATKLNKLGWRASDTGEIAFDNVQVPVANLMGEENKGFSYIVEHFSLERLIMGINAHARAEFALEYALQYMSDRMAFGKSIDKFQALRHTIADLYTDMEICKEFNYVVAYKLNKGEYVVKQATMSKLKSTKMADEVIYQCLQFLGGYGYMEDYPMARLFRDSRLGPIGGGTSEILREILAKIIIDKKEYKPTT, encoded by the coding sequence ATGAACAGTATGTACTTCACGGAAGAGCATCATCTTTTTAGAAAAAGCCTTCAGGATTTTTTACAAAAAGAAGTCGTTCCACTTATTGAAACTTGGGAACAAACAGGGGTTATCGATAAATTCATTTGGAAAAAGTTTGGAGATATGGGCTTTTTCGGGATTAATTATCCCGAAGCTTATGGCGGTTTAAATTTAGATTTATTTTATACTGTTATCCTTTTAGAAGAGCTACAAAAAATAAATTCAGGTGGTTTTGCAGCAGCTGTTTGGGCACATGCATATTTGGCCATGACGCATCTTAATACCGAGGGAAGTGAAGCCATCAAACAAAAGTATTTAACGCCAAGTATTGCTGGTGATAAAATAGGATGTTTATGCATTACAGAACCTTTTGGTGGTAGTGATGTGGCGGGAATGCGAACGACGGCTGTTAAAAGCGGAGACCATTATATCTTGAATGGTTCCAAAACATTTATTACCAATGGTGTATATAGCGATTATTTGATAGTAGCAGCAAAAACCAACCCAGATTTAGGAAATAAAGGCATTAGTATTTTTGTTATTGACAGAGAATCGGCTGGCCTATCGGCAACCAAATTAAACAAGTTGGGTTGGCGTGCATCCGATACGGGTGAAATAGCTTTTGATAATGTTCAAGTGCCAGTTGCTAATTTAATGGGTGAAGAAAATAAAGGCTTCTCTTATATTGTAGAACACTTTTCTTTAGAGCGTTTGATAATGGGAATTAATGCCCATGCCCGTGCAGAATTTGCTTTGGAGTATGCATTGCAATACATGTCCGATCGTATGGCTTTTGGTAAATCCATTGATAAATTTCAGGCTTTAAGACATACTATTGCCGATTTATACACCGACATGGAAATCTGTAAAGAGTTCAATTATGTGGTAGCATATAAATTGAACAAAGGTGAATATGTTGTAAAACAAGCCACCATGTCTAAACTTAAGTCAACAAAAATGGCCGATGAGGTTATTTACCAATGTTTACAGTTTTTAGGTGGTTATGGTTATATGGAAGATTACCCCATGGCAAGACTGTTTAGAGACAGTAGGTTAGGACCTATTGGTGGAGGAACATCAGAGATTTTAAGAGAGATTTTAGCAAAGATTATCATCGATAAAAAAGAATATAAACCAACAACGTAA